Genomic segment of Peribacillus frigoritolerans:
CTCACTGAACTGCGTTTTTCACTCCAATTTAACACAGTACTTCAACATTAAATCCTCCGGGCGCTTCTACGTAGAAAGTATATCTGTGTAAATGTTTTGGAGGTTTTACCATGAAACCATCATCCTTCAACTTCTGATTGATCCTGTTAACTTGTTCTTCATTTTCTTGTATGAATCCAACATGAAAAGTCTTGGGGTAATGTACATCGCTTCCTTTCATTAGTGTCAATATGGAACCATCATCATCTTTCATTGCGGCGAACCCATCTCCTCGACTTCCTGCACATGATAAACCAAAGTATGTTTCTAAAAACTCACGTGAGGCTGTAACATCATTAACAGTTAAATTTATGTGATTGATCTTCATTACTTCCCCCAATTTTGGTATTATTGTTTTCTCTCGGTAAAAAAGTTAATTTTCCACAGGCTCGTTGTGATGTTGTTAGTCACTTTGTAATCGGACTTGTTATTTCTCCCTCCCTATTTTGTAAGGTATTCCTTCTTTTTAGTGAAAATGACAGTATCATCTTTCCGATTCAGTAAATAATCATCCAAGTTACCGCAATTACAAGATTTAAAAAGGCCAACCAGTAAAAACTGGCTAGCCTTCGGTGCAACTCAATTACAATATTTTTTCATTTTCAAAGCTAGTGTTTGACTCTACTTTCTTCGCCAATTTAAATTTATAGAATAATATACAGGCTACCAAAAATCCTATTCCATAAAACAGTCCAACTCGTTGAGTAGGGTCAAAGGCAAGGAATACTAGAATCAGCAAACAAAAGCCTAAACAGAATAACGGGACAAATGGGTAAAATGGTACTATGTATTGTAAATCTTCCGTTTTACCACCCGCTTTTATAAACTTCCTTCTAAACATATATTGCGATAAAGCAATTCCCATCCAAGAGATCGTGACGGAAATTCCCGCTATGGACATAAGTATCACGAACACAGTATCCGCCGCAATGAAGCTCGTCAATAACGATAGAAGCGAAAAGCATATCGTAAAAAGAAGGGCATTCAATGGCACTTTCCTTTTGGACAATAGACCAAACACCTTAGGTGCCATTCCATCATGGGCCATCGACCAAAGCAAACGCGTGGAAGCATACAGACATGAATTCCCTACAGAAAGAATGGCTGTCAAAATAATGAAATTCATGATACTTGCTGCATAAGGTATCCCCGCTATCTTCATTAAAGTTACAAAAGGACTTTCCAATAAGCCTAATTCCGAAGCAGGGAATATGGCGGAAAGGATGATAATGGACGAAATGTAAAAAACAATGATTCTAAATAGTACGTTTCGAATGGCTTTAGGGATGTTCTCTTCAGGTTTTTCACTTTCCCCTGCCGCAATTCCTATTAGTTCTGAGCCTTGGTAAGAAAATATTACATTCATCATTGTCACAAAGATAATTGTAATCCCGCCTGCTGGAAAAAGACCAGAAGGAGCCAAATTCTCAAAGAATGGGGTTGGACGATCAGATAAAGAGACAAAACCAAAGATGCCAGCGATTCCAATCAATATAAACAAAATCACTGCAACGATTTTTATTCCAGCAAACCAATATTCCGCCTCTGCAAAACCTCTTGTCGTTAATGCATTCAATGTAAATAAAAGCACTATGAACACAGCACACCAAATCCAGGTAGGACTATGGGGGAACCATTGTTTCATCAATATTCCTGCTGCCGTAAACTCAACTCCTGCAGTTGCGGCTGAACCTACGAAATACATCCATCCTAGAGAGAAACCAGCGGAAGGCCCAATATATTCGGCAGCATATTTTTGGAATGATCCAGTAACCGGCATATGAACGGCTAGCTCGCCAAGGCAGACCATGACCATATACAAAATAAGACCGCCGGCTAGATAACCGATCAGGGCTCCTCCTGCCCCCGCTTGGTTAATTGTATAGCCTGCATTTAAAAAAAGGCCTGTACCAATTACGCCGCCAAGTGAAAGCATAAATAAATGGCGTCTTTTCATCGAGCGTTGCAGCTGATCATTATTCTCCAGTCCATACCCCATATAATCACGTCCTTATTTTATCTATTAGCCTATGCCTTCTCCCAAACCATCTTAGAACCTCAATGAGAGACAACTAAGGCCGCCATCTTGTTTTTGAAATTCCGACATTTCCACTTCAATTACTGTGTATCCCAAATCTTCAATTTTTTTCTTTGTACCATCAAACCCTTTTGGGACAATAACGCAGTCGTTCATTCTGACGCAGTTACCCGAATATTCTTCTTCCTCTTTTACGGTGATTTGATTAAAGCTAGAAAAAGCTTCGTGATTAATGAATTCCCCGGCCACTAATAAATTATTGTCTCCCAGGTAATTGACACCCGTTTTTAAATGAAAGAATTTCTTAAGGGGAATGATGGTCGTATCATAACCATACTTACCCATGATATCTTTGAACTGCAGAGCACCTGCTTCATTCGTTCTGGTTGAAAGGCCAACATAGAAGTGATTTTCAACTTGCATTACATCTCCGCCATCCAACATACCCGGTGATTGAATATATTCGATTGTTTCATAAAAGTCCTTTAAAACTTCTTTCATTTCAATAATTTCACCATTACGGCTATCTGCACCAGGATTGGTTACAAGTGCACATTTTGGGGTCAACACTGCAGTATCTTCTACAAACGTAGAATCAGGGTATCTTTCATCCGATTCGAGAACGGTCACTTTCACACCGCAGCGTTTTAATGCTTCTACATAAGCTTCGTGTTGTACAAGCGCTTTTTCATAATCCGGGTTTCCTAAATCCGATGTTGTTAAGCCATTTACAAAACTTTTTCCAATCTTTCTTACAATCGCGTGATTAAACATATATATTCCTCCTAAATAGGTAGTTTATCTTTTTAAAATGTGGAAAATTAACTTTTTTGCTCCTGCCGTACTTTAAATGAAGTTTCTTGTATTCCAGAAGCGGAAATTATAGATATATAGACATGATAGAGAGAAGAGACAACCGAATTCCTCTCTTAAACTATAACGGGTGCCTCTTCTTAGCCCATGCTTTCTCAATTATTTGAATGACTGCACAATTTATCCGCTATTCCTACAAAATATCTTACTCCATACCCTAAAGCCCTCTCATCGATTTTAAATTTAGGATGGTGTAAAGGATAAGCTTTTCCAAACTCATTATTATGGACGCCTAGAAATTGCATGGAAGAGGGAACGATTTCGGAAAAAGCCGAAAAATCTTCTGTTCCAAACATGGGATCATCAACCTTGATGATGTTATTCTCTTCAAAAATGCCTTCCATGACCGTTATTGAAATATCAACAGCAGCTTTATCATTTACCACTGCTGGATACCCTAAATACCAAGTAATTTCACATTTTGCCCCATGCGCTTCCGAAATTCCCTTAACGATTTGCTCAAGATGCTCCCTTGCTTTCACTCGGCTATCAGAGTCCAAGGAACGAATGGTACCACCGATTTCCGCATATTCTGGTATGACATTGAGCGCACTTCCGGAATGGAACTGAGTGACTGAAATGACTGGTGTCCTAAGTGCTGAAATTTTTCTGGAAACGATATGTTGAATATTCGTCGTAATTTCTGCACCAATGATCAGCGGATCTACCGTTAATTCAGGAGTCGACGCATGACCGCCCTGACCAATAATTTTAATTTCAAAATCATCGGCGGCAGCACAGAATACCCCTTCCCTTACACATATTGTTCCTGTTCGTTCATAAGGAGTAACATGCAGTGCAAATGCATAATCCACTCCTTCCATGACCCCTTTTTTCACCAATTCCTGAGCTCCCCCAGGAAGTACCTCTTCTGCGTGTTGGAAAATAAACCTGATTTCTCCATCAATTGCATCTTTTTTCCCGGAGAGGACTCTAGCAGCACCTAATAACATCGCAGCATGTGCATCATGTCCGCATGCATGCATAACCCCAGGATTTTTTGATTTGAATTCAATTTCTGCTTCCTCTTCAATCGGGAGAGCATCAATATCTGCACGAAAAGATATGGTATTCGATTTTCGGGCAGATTTTTTTGTTCCTTTAAGAACCGCTAAAACACTCGTTTCGGTTGGTCTCGTCACTTCCAATCCTGAAAAGGTTTTTAATTTCCTGTAGATAAATTCAGAAGTCTGGTGCTCCTGATATGAAAGCTCCGGATTTTCGTGAAAATGACGTCTCCATGAAATCACTTCATCCACAACCGTCTCCTGTATTGTCTTCATCATAAACGCCTCCCTGTAGTGCCAATATTCAGATTTTTCAGATCCTTAAAAAGGGCCATACTGTATGCTTTGAGCAATGATCAAAAAGATAATCGCTATCGCAAACTGAATCAGAAGATATGGAAACACCCATTTTACCCATTTCGTAAATGATATGCCTGCTACTGCCAATCCAGCCAATAGCACTCCAGAAGTCGGAAATATCATATTCGATATCCCATCCCCTAATTGGAAAGCTAATACTGCTGTTTGTCTTGTCACACCCATTAAATCCGCTAATGGAGCCATGATCGGCATCGTCAATGCAGCTTGCCCACTTCCGGATGGTACAATGAAGTTAAGAAATAATTGGACAATGAACATTCCGATTGCATTTATGGCGGGAGGAAGTTGTTCAACCAATCCTGCAGCATAATATAAAATAGTATCCAGCAATCCGCCACTTGTAATGATGACTAGGATTGTCTGCGCAACTCCTATTATCAATGCCCCGGAAACCATATCGCCTGCTCCTGAAATAAAACCATTAGCCATCTTGGATGGAGTTAAGCCTCCAATTATGCCCATAATGATCCCGCTTAATAAAAACAAGCCGCCAATTTCACTTATATACCATCCTAATTTAATAACTCCATATACTAATAGGATGAAATTCACCAATAAAATAATTAAAGCGGCGCTATGTCTTTTACTTATCCTAAAGTTTTTATCAAAATGTGCATGATCTTCACGCCTGAATTTCCCATACTCCCCCAGTTCAGGGTTTCTTTTAACCTTCATTGCATGGAAATAGATGTACAATACTGTAACGACATAAAACACTGCAAGAAGAGCGATTCGCAACCCCATTCCCGAATACATGGGCAGTTCTGCAATGCTTTGGGCAACTCCTACATTAAAAGGGTTCGTAATGCCCGAAATGAATCCAGTCGCCAATGTCCCAAGCATGACGATCGCAAAACCCGTAAGTGCATCAAAGCCTAATGCAATCGTCATCGGAACAATGATTGCGATATAAACTAATGCATCTTCAGCAGATCCGATCAGTGTCCCTAATGAAGCGAAGATCAATACCATCAACGGAATAAGCAATTTCTCTTTTGTTCCGAATCGGACAGCCACAAACTTAATGAAAGCATCCAGTGCTCCTGTTGCCTGCATGATTCCCAATGCTCCGCCAAACAAAAAGACGAACAAGATAATTGATGCTCCTTCAATCATCCCTGCGTGAATACTGCTGAACATTTCCAATAATCCCACTGGTGTTGATTCAACGAATTCAAAGGAAGTTGGATCGACTACACTTCGGCCATCCTTTTCAATTCTTTCATATTGTCCTGCAGGTAAGATATAGGTTAAAACCGTCACTATTACAATTACGATAAACATTAAGACAAAAGGATTAATCCCTTTTTCCGGTAACTCCGTTAGTTGGTTAAGTGGCTTATTATTCTGATTAAGCGGCTCGGAAGTGATTTGACCATTAGGCAGGTCATTCATATAAATACCCCCAGTTAAAGTTTTATATTAATCCAGTTTCCCTGTCGGACCATCACTTCTCAACCAAACACTTAAACATACTCTTTACTAACTTCTCCAGCATAACGGGCGTATGGACGAAGGCACTATCGATGTGAAGGCGCTCAGTACGCTGGTGGGCATCCTTGCCGAATGGACCCACATTAAGCACGGGTGCCTGAAGTTTTTGCATATCAGCAAAAGGAATGCTGTAAGTATCGCCCCAGACCGGTGTATTTTTTTCAAAAGCCGTCCAGCCATCAGATTCATCAGTATATTGAACATAGCTTAAATCGCAAAGGCCATTAAAATAATGAATTTGGCTGACTTCTTCATCAAGCATGTTGGCAGTTTCCTTCATTAATTTCACAGATTCGATGATAAGCGGATCATCGGACGTATTGACGGCTGGATAATATGGCGGTGCGAACAGCAATACAATGGCGGGTGAAAGCTCCTGACATTGTATCATCAATTTTTCAGCAATCCTAAATGATTTTTCCCGCTCATCCAAATCCATGTTTCCTTTAACTTCACTCTTTATTTGCTCAACAAAACTGCCGCCAAATTTGCCCTCCGCATATGAAAGTAACTTTTCGTAGCGCAATACTTGTACGTCACCTACACCTTCAATATGTTCACGCAGACAAAGAGCTTTATAAGATTCATTGCATTTCATCGCTGCTTCGTTTGCAACCTGCTCGAATAAATCCATTATTTCTGCAGCTGTCCTTTTCATAATGAACACATTATAAAGCGCTGCTGCACGATAAGGTGTCTGTGTTGAATATTGTAGTTTCAGATCTTTTTGCTGTAGCGATACTGGTAAAGGTGTTTCCTCGCCAAGATCACTTTCCTGAAAAAGAGTGTTCCACTCCATGAGCTGCGTGAGGAATGAGGCTATATAGTTAGCCGTTATGCCCTTTAATGGCTCACCCACATGAGTTTCTTTCCCATAAAAAAGGGCAGCGGGCATGATTTTCCCCAAGGTTCCGGAATAAATATAATGGCTATTATCGCCCGGCTTCTGTGAAAAGGAAGGTTCACTATTAAAAAACATTTTATAGGAAAGGTCATATTTATCACGTAAAGACACAAGTTCTTTAACTGCAGCCCTCATTCCCGCAGAATTCACTTCCTCATCAGGAACGGTTAACAGCAGGAGATTGATCGGCCATTTTTCAATGCTTGCCTTTTCGATGATAGCCATATGAAGGGCAAGCCCCATTTTCATATCCATTGTTCCTCTACCAAACAAGTACTTTCCTGATTCAAGATCAATGCGCGCTTCCTCCGGCAGATCATCTTTCCGGTCATGAAGTTTTTTTGTGAGCTCCTCCGGCTGAAATGCAAGAGTCTCAAGATCACCGTATTCTTCAGTATGAACCGTATCAAAATGGCTGATTAATACAACGGTCTCCTTGCTATCGGGATGTTTATAAAAGGCATTGACAAAATTCCTCCCTAAATCAGCCTCGTGAAGCGATAAGTACGCCGGATTCCTTTTAAAATATTCAAGCTCCCTCAATTTCTCTTGAACCTTATAAGGAAACGTGCGTTCCCCCAATGTAAGAGTACGGCTTTCCCAGCTAACAAGTTCACATAACAAAGCACGGAGCGTTTCTGGAGTACCCCATAGTAATTGACTCATTGAAATCCCCTTTCCGATTTTCATCAAATATTAGAGTAATAACAGGAAGGAACACTTAACGGAAATTCCCGATATATAAAACCGCAGTGACAAACAGCTCAATCCACCGTCCTGATTTTGTAAATACGGCATTTTCAGCTCAATCGTTTTTTTATCCAGCTTCATTCAATTGACGGGCCGGGCCGTCTCTTCATATCCCTTCGGAACAATCACAAAGTCATATTTCCAAAGCTTTCACGTAGACGCATCTATTTCATTACTTTTCCATAATCAGGCGTGCAAAGGTCGGATGCCGTTAATCCATTTACATAGCTTTTTCCTGGTGTTTTTACAATTATCAATCCCCCTTTGTACGCACCACCGGGCAGGTTAAACAAGTTGGACCGCCAGTGCCTTTGTAACTGATTTCAGTTCCTTTGTATTCATAAACCGTTGCCCCGGCATCAAGAAGCTGTTGCTTCGTGTAAGCGTTACCAGAAGATATAACGCAAACCCGCGGAGCGATGGCAAGCACATTACAGCCCAAGTTCAAGTACTCATCAACCGGCACTTCGATAAGCTGAATGCCTCGTTCAATAAGCAGTTTTCTGAAAAAGACAGGCATAAGGCGGGAATGAACTACGGCTAAATCATGGTCGACTAGGCTGATGAAAGACATAAGATGGAGACACTCCGCCTCTCCTTGATCATGCGGCAGCTGAACTACGATGAAATCATCCACAAGATGTGCGGTCATTTCCTTTAATTGCCGAATGGCTTCTGCGTTTGTACGATAACCATGTCCGACAACCAGGGTTTTATCATCAAGCCAAATGATATCACCGCCATCCGCGACCGCATCACCCGTTAAATACCCTATAATCGGGATGTTCTTTTCCTTACAAAATTCCTTGTATACATTAGCTTCAGGCTGCCTCAATTCTTTCCCTGACTTTAAAATAATGGCCCCTTGGCTTGTGAATTTGACCGGGTCATGCGCATATAAGGAGTCAATCCCGACTACCGAAGATGCTGGCAAATAATCGATGTTTGGAACATATTTCTCTAAAATGGTAATAAAGTCACCATACTCTGTTAGCGCTTCGTTGAAATCTGGCTCTTCCGCAAAGTTGAAGTTCCGCCATGCTTGGCTTAAATGCTCTTGACTAATAAAAGCTTCTTTCGGATGTTTTACAATGACACGTTCCAATGGTTTGTACATGGACGAACAATATGTCACTGCCTCCCCCTCCTTTTCCGCATAGCGGAAAATGTTTCCGCCAATAGGAATTTTTCTTTTATTATAAAATTAGTTTTGGTATAATGTCAATATGTTTTAAATATTCAAATAAATCAGCGTTATATACAACTTGGAATGAAAGATAGGTGGTTTGTTTATGCAATCGATCGACCGTGCCATGAACGTTATAAAGGTGCTCGTTTCCAATTCATCGGAAAACTGGCTGTCAATTACGGAACTTTCTCAAGAGTGTGATCTTCCTGTCAGCTCCATGCATCGTTTGTTAAAAGCGATGTCCTCGCATGGATTAATCCAACAGGACGGGCAATCCAAACAATATGGTTTGGGGAATATTTGGCTCGAATACGGTTTACGTATGTATGACAAAATGGATTACATCAGCCAAATAAGGCCTGAACTGGAAAGACTGATGAACAAAGTGGAGGAAAGCGTCTACCTTAGCCAGCCAATCGGAATGGAATCACTCGTTATCGAACGAATCGACAGTGAAAAAAGCCAAATCCGGGTTTATGACCAGCTTGGCTCACGAGTTCCTATGCATATTGGGGCCGCCAATAAAGCGATGCTAGCCTATATGCCATATAAACAAGCGAAAAAAATTGTAGATGCTCTTCTGCCAACTCAAGAAAGAGCAGCTTTTTGGGATATATTGCAAGAGACTAAAATGAAGGGACATGGAATCAGTCACAGTGAACGAACAGAAGGAACATGTTCTGTTGCCGTGCCGATATTGAACCATTTTGGGGAAGTTCACGGTGCGGTGAGCATAGGTTTTGTCAGCTTTAACCTGACAGAAGAAAGACTTGATTTCCTCATTAAGAATGTGATGGAAACTGGCAATCGGGTTTCTGCAAAATTAGGGTATAGGGGATCATGAATAAGCGAGCAGTGGTGGATTATCGGATAAGCCGAAAAAGAAGATGAATCATTTCATCTTCTTTTCGTTTTTATATTAATCGCTGCCGGTCACGAATAAATCTTCCCTGAAATAGGCGAGGACCTCGCCGGCCACCACAGGTTCGCCCTCCAATACCTCCAATGATTCTATCTTTCCGCTGACACCAATATCAATGATTTCCACACATCCATCTGCCTTCTTAATCTGAAATAATTGTTCCCATTCGTAAAATCTGGAATTTTTGGATATTGAAATTTTTTCAATCCTGCCATCACAAGGGCTTAGAATCACATCTACGTACATTTACATCATTCCTTCCTTCAGTATTCTTCAAAATGAAATGGGGATTGTAACACTAGCTTGAGAAAGTTTTGAAACTCATGTATATCCTCTTGTTCAATGCCCAGGGTCGGAGCCCAGTATTGATCTAAATTAATATCATTGGCACAAAGCAGGATCATTCTTCCGCTTTGCATGGAAGTCACCATTGCTTTACCGAAAAACTGGCCCGAATATACAATGGTCACATCATATCTATAATCTTGTGACAATAAGCAATAATGATGAATAGCCTGGTTTTCTTTATTTTCGGAAAGAATATCAAAATTCAACGGATTGCCTCCTTTCTAGTAAGCCCTAATTCGTTCAGAACCTGACCCAACCTCGAAGCTGGGATGCTTCAGCTATTTTGCGAATCCCTTCAATATAAGCCGCCACTTTCATGTTCACGGAATATTTTTGTGAAGTATGGTAGACATTCAAAAAGCTGGCCGTTATCTTTTCCTTCAATCGTTCATCTACAAGCTCTTCCGTCCAGTAATAGCCTTGGTTGTTCTGGCACCATTCAAAATACGAGACTATCACCCCTCCTGAATTCGCCAAAATATCCGGGACTAGCACTATACCTTTATCATCAAGAATCTTGATTGCTTCCTTTGTGGTCGGACCATTTGCTGCTTCAATCAGGATTTCACATTTTAATCGTGTTGCATTATCTTTATTCACCACTCCGCTGATGGCCGCGGGAATCAGCACATCACACTCTTTTTCCAATATTTCTTGATTGGATAACGAATCTTTGTATAAGTTCGAAACGACCCCAAACGAGTCCCTGTTCTCCAAAAGGTAAGGAATGTCCAAGCCATTCGGATCATATAAACCTCCAAGCTCATCCGCTATTCCGACAACCTTAGCCCCCATTTCATGTAAATACATGGCCAAATGACTGCCAACATTCCCGAATCCCTGAATGATCACACGCATGCCTTCAATAGGAATCCCCTTTAAATCACATATCATTTGAAGTGTGTACAATACTCCTTTGGAAGTGGCCTTTTCCCTGCCCTTCGATCCCCCTAACCTCAGAGGCTTTCCTGTAATGAAGCCGGGTGAATCGAATTCCCTGATGTGATCGTATTCATCCAGCATCCAGGCCATGATTTGTGAATTCGTATACATATCAGGTGCAGGGATATCTTTTGTAGGTCCCACTATTTGACTTACTGCCCTGACATACCCTCGGCTTAATCGTTCAAGCTCAGATGAACTCATCTGTCTGGGATCACACACAATGCCGCCTTTCGCCCCTCCATATGGAAGATCGGTTATTCCGCATTTCAAGCTCATCCATCCGGCCAATGCCTTAACTTCTTCGGGAGTGACATCCGGGTGAAACCGAATCCCCCCTTTAGTTGGACCGGCTGCATCATTATGTTGAGCCCGATACCCTTGAAACATCCTTGTCTCCCCATTATCCATTTGAATAGGAATACAGACTTCCAGAAAACGCATTGGCGCTTTTAGAAAATCAAAAACCTGATCAGGATAGTTCAAAACATGAATCGCTTCTTTTAAGATATCCTGGAATTCTTGCAGTGGATTATCCAATTGACGTTTTTCTATTACCTTAATTTTCTCTGGCATTTTAGCACCTCACTTATATTCTTATAACTTATTAAGCAACTTTCGTGCCAGCTTTGAGGATATTATGTGGATGGCAATATACCGCCATTTCCCAATCATCAACATCATCATGCAATCATCAGGAAATATGTATTAATTCATAAGCAATTCAGATTTGCATATATAACAGTGATGATTAAATACATAAAAAAACGCATCCTAATCGGATGCGTCAGTCGGTGACAAACTAGATGAAAATAGAGTTTGTCTACAGTCATTTAAGGGGTTGCACTAAGTTCATCGCACATTCAACAATATTTTAAGTCCCTCGTTGTCCGGGGTGAGAGTAACCTCCTTTGCCGACTGTCTGCCAATCCGCATCAAAACAAGTGTCTCCGGGGTCTCGGCTAGCTAGTAATTTGGCAGGAGTCTCGCAAATTTATTCAATCCAGCGAGTTTTCATCATATAAAACAGTAAAAATACATAAAGGATAACCAATGATTTTGTTTTAAAAATGCGGTAAAAATCCATTTGCTATTAGTTTGTAACAAAAGGAGTTCTATCCAAATTTTTAAACATATTTGATTGGAGCGGGTGTGCGAGACTCCTGCGGGAATAGCGAGTCCAAGGGAGACCCCACAGGCGCAAATGCGCCGAGGAGGCTCCCGGACCGCCCGCGGAAAGCGAGTGCCCTACGTTCCAATCAACGTCCAAATTTGTACAAGTAAAAACTCATAGCTGAATTTCTTCAACTTGGTATTGGGGCGGTGCCTTCCTGAATGCCTTTGTGATATATAATAGATAACAAAAACCAATAATGAACCAGCTTGTCCCCATTATTAGGGAACTTGTCTCAAGGTTGACCCAAAGAATTCCAATTGCGATAGCTCCAATTAAAGGCATAATTAAGTATTTAATACACCCCTTTATCGTTCGATGCTTCTTTTCCCGAATGATAAAATGGCTGATCACTGACAGATTTACAAAGGTAAATGCCATTAATGCACCAAAGTTGATCAGTGACGTTGCTGTCACTAAATCAAAGAATAAAGCCGACAATGAAATGACTCCGACTATGAGTACATTAATGGCTGGTGTTTTCCACTTAGGGTGAATAAATCCAATCCATTTTTCCGGAAACACTTTATCGCGGCCCATAACATACAAAAGACGGGAAACGCTGGCATGCGATGCTAGTCCCGAGGCTAGCGTATTTACGAAAGTCGTACAAAGAAAAATGGATTGAAATAGCTTCCCGCCTACATAAAGGGCGATTTCCGGTAAT
This window contains:
- a CDS encoding IclR family transcriptional regulator yields the protein MQSIDRAMNVIKVLVSNSSENWLSITELSQECDLPVSSMHRLLKAMSSHGLIQQDGQSKQYGLGNIWLEYGLRMYDKMDYISQIRPELERLMNKVEESVYLSQPIGMESLVIERIDSEKSQIRVYDQLGSRVPMHIGAANKAMLAYMPYKQAKKIVDALLPTQERAAFWDILQETKMKGHGISHSERTEGTCSVAVPILNHFGEVHGAVSIGFVSFNLTEERLDFLIKNVMETGNRVSAKLGYRGS
- a CDS encoding YfcC family protein; the protein is MFIVIVIVTVLTYILPAGQYERIEKDGRSVVDPTSFEFVESTPVGLLEMFSSIHAGMIEGASIILFVFLFGGALGIMQATGALDAFIKFVAVRFGTKEKLLIPLMVLIFASLGTLIGSAEDALVYIAIIVPMTIALGFDALTGFAIVMLGTLATGFISGITNPFNVGVAQSIAELPMYSGMGLRIALLAVFYVVTVLYIYFHAMKVKRNPELGEYGKFRREDHAHFDKNFRISKRHSAALIILLVNFILLVYGVIKLGWYISEIGGLFLLSGIIMGIIGGLTPSKMANGFISGAGDMVSGALIIGVAQTILVIITSGGLLDTILYYAAGLVEQLPPAINAIGMFIVQLFLNFIVPSGSGQAALTMPIMAPLADLMGVTRQTAVLAFQLGDGISNMIFPTSGVLLAGLAVAGISFTKWVKWVFPYLLIQFAIAIIFLIIAQSIQYGPF
- a CDS encoding dimethylarginine dimethylaminohydrolase family protein, encoding MFNHAIVRKIGKSFVNGLTTSDLGNPDYEKALVQHEAYVEALKRCGVKVTVLESDERYPDSTFVEDTAVLTPKCALVTNPGADSRNGEIIEMKEVLKDFYETIEYIQSPGMLDGGDVMQVENHFYVGLSTRTNEAGALQFKDIMGKYGYDTTIIPLKKFFHLKTGVNYLGDNNLLVAGEFINHEAFSSFNQITVKEEEEYSGNCVRMNDCVIVPKGFDGTKKKIEDLGYTVIEVEMSEFQKQDGGLSCLSLRF
- a CDS encoding M20/M25/M40 family metallo-hydrolase, encoding MSQLLWGTPETLRALLCELVSWESRTLTLGERTFPYKVQEKLRELEYFKRNPAYLSLHEADLGRNFVNAFYKHPDSKETVVLISHFDTVHTEEYGDLETLAFQPEELTKKLHDRKDDLPEEARIDLESGKYLFGRGTMDMKMGLALHMAIIEKASIEKWPINLLLLTVPDEEVNSAGMRAAVKELVSLRDKYDLSYKMFFNSEPSFSQKPGDNSHYIYSGTLGKIMPAALFYGKETHVGEPLKGITANYIASFLTQLMEWNTLFQESDLGEETPLPVSLQQKDLKLQYSTQTPYRAAALYNVFIMKRTAAEIMDLFEQVANEAAMKCNESYKALCLREHIEGVGDVQVLRYEKLLSYAEGKFGGSFVEQIKSEVKGNMDLDEREKSFRIAEKLMIQCQELSPAIVLLFAPPYYPAVNTSDDPLIIESVKLMKETANMLDEEVSQIHYFNGLCDLSYVQYTDESDGWTAFEKNTPVWGDTYSIPFADMQKLQAPVLNVGPFGKDAHQRTERLHIDSAFVHTPVMLEKLVKSMFKCLVEK
- a CDS encoding VOC family protein; the encoded protein is MKINHINLTVNDVTASREFLETYFGLSCAGSRGDGFAAMKDDDGSILTLMKGSDVHYPKTFHVGFIQENEEQVNRINQKLKDDGFMVKPPKHLHRYTFYVEAPGGFNVEVLC
- a CDS encoding amidohydrolase; amino-acid sequence: MKTIQETVVDEVISWRRHFHENPELSYQEHQTSEFIYRKLKTFSGLEVTRPTETSVLAVLKGTKKSARKSNTISFRADIDALPIEEEAEIEFKSKNPGVMHACGHDAHAAMLLGAARVLSGKKDAIDGEIRFIFQHAEEVLPGGAQELVKKGVMEGVDYAFALHVTPYERTGTICVREGVFCAAADDFEIKIIGQGGHASTPELTVDPLIIGAEITTNIQHIVSRKISALRTPVISVTQFHSGSALNVIPEYAEIGGTIRSLDSDSRVKAREHLEQIVKGISEAHGAKCEITWYLGYPAVVNDKAAVDISITVMEGIFEENNIIKVDDPMFGTEDFSAFSEIVPSSMQFLGVHNNEFGKAYPLHHPKFKIDERALGYGVRYFVGIADKLCSHSNN
- a CDS encoding dimethylarginine dimethylaminohydrolase family protein; the protein is MYKPLERVIVKHPKEAFISQEHLSQAWRNFNFAEEPDFNEALTEYGDFITILEKYVPNIDYLPASSVVGIDSLYAHDPVKFTSQGAIILKSGKELRQPEANVYKEFCKEKNIPIIGYLTGDAVADGGDIIWLDDKTLVVGHGYRTNAEAIRQLKEMTAHLVDDFIVVQLPHDQGEAECLHLMSFISLVDHDLAVVHSRLMPVFFRKLLIERGIQLIEVPVDEYLNLGCNVLAIAPRVCVISSGNAYTKQQLLDAGATVYEYKGTEISYKGTGGPTCLTCPVVRTKGD
- a CDS encoding amino acid permease, encoding MGYGLENNDQLQRSMKRRHLFMLSLGGVIGTGLFLNAGYTINQAGAGGALIGYLAGGLILYMVMVCLGELAVHMPVTGSFQKYAAEYIGPSAGFSLGWMYFVGSAATAGVEFTAAGILMKQWFPHSPTWIWCAVFIVLLFTLNALTTRGFAEAEYWFAGIKIVAVILFILIGIAGIFGFVSLSDRPTPFFENLAPSGLFPAGGITIIFVTMMNVIFSYQGSELIGIAAGESEKPEENIPKAIRNVLFRIIVFYISSIIILSAIFPASELGLLESPFVTLMKIAGIPYAASIMNFIILTAILSVGNSCLYASTRLLWSMAHDGMAPKVFGLLSKRKVPLNALLFTICFSLLSLLTSFIAADTVFVILMSIAGISVTISWMGIALSQYMFRRKFIKAGGKTEDLQYIVPFYPFVPLFCLGFCLLILVFLAFDPTQRVGLFYGIGFLVACILFYKFKLAKKVESNTSFENEKIL
- a CDS encoding SAV0927 family protein, whose product is MNFDILSENKENQAIHHYCLLSQDYRYDVTIVYSGQFFGKAMVTSMQSGRMILLCANDINLDQYWAPTLGIEQEDIHEFQNFLKLVLQSPFHFEEY